Proteins found in one Hippopotamus amphibius kiboko isolate mHipAmp2 chromosome 12, mHipAmp2.hap2, whole genome shotgun sequence genomic segment:
- the CBX5 gene encoding chromobox protein homolog 5 isoform X1 gives MGKKTKRTADSSSSEDEEEYVVEKVLDRRVVKGQVEYLLKWKGFSEEHNTWEPEKNLDCPELISEFMKKYKKMKEGENNKPREKSETNKRKSNFSNSADDIKSKKKREQSNDIARGFERGLEPEKIIGATDSCGDLMFLMKWKDTDEADLVLAKEANVKCPQIVIAFYEERLTWHAYPEDAENKEKETAKS, from the exons tcagaggatgaggaggagtaCGTCGTGGAGAAGGTGCTAGACAGGCGTGTGGTTAAGGGGCAGGTGGAATATCTACTGAAGTGGAAAGGCTTTTCCGA GGAACACAATACTTGGGAACCTGAAAAAAACTTGGATTGCCCTGAGCTAATTTCTGAGTTTATGAAAAAGTATAAGAAGATGAAGGAGGGTGAAAATAACAAACCCAGGGAGAAGTCAGAAACTAACAAGAGGAAATCCAATTTCTCAAACAGTGCTGATGAtattaaatccaaaaaaaagagagag CAGAGCAATGATATCGCCCGGGGCTTTGAGAGAGGATTGGAACCAGAAAAGATCATTGGGGCGACAGATTCCTGTGGTGATTTAATGTTCCTAATGAAATG GAAAGACACAGATGAAGCAGACCTGGTTCTTGCAAAAGAAGCTAATGTTAAATGTCCACAAATTGTGATAGCATTTTATGAAGAGAGACTGACGTGGCATGCGTATCCTGAGGATgcggaaaacaaagagaaagaaacagcaaagagCTAA